A genomic segment from Saprospiraceae bacterium encodes:
- a CDS encoding DUF3078 domain-containing protein, with amino-acid sequence MTSYAQIGEQNAEQEKKRMEKMQESMKMEVADGWNQKAGIGLDLGQLLNINPYVGSGSNRLGLGGAVNYKFQYKKSKFSWSNDLLFSLSTQRIGSGTIAAGSDDKLPFEKALDLLTFNSNFAYQVREASPWAYSFDLGLRTQVLSSHQDSASSKIYLKELHVNPYNTNLVSKLFSPALITLAPGVKYTHGKKYYAFLSPVAGQILLVSDQNIANLGIHGTKLKEGSTNEYETSKFALGALAKGGYSNTYFEKLNFNTELSLFSDYLDKPQNIDVVWTNSLGIELFKGLNLSLRGDLYYDDDKRNNISDSNAVGGFKGVGKRVNFIEQLLIGYTRNF; translated from the coding sequence ATGACCTCCTATGCCCAAATTGGCGAACAAAATGCCGAACAGGAAAAAAAGCGAATGGAAAAAATGCAAGAATCCATGAAAATGGAAGTTGCAGATGGTTGGAATCAAAAAGCTGGTATTGGATTGGACCTGGGTCAATTACTCAACATCAACCCATACGTAGGATCTGGTTCGAACAGATTGGGATTGGGTGGTGCTGTGAACTATAAATTTCAATATAAAAAATCAAAATTCAGTTGGTCGAATGACCTGCTGTTTAGCTTATCGACCCAACGCATCGGATCGGGAACCATTGCTGCAGGTTCTGATGATAAATTGCCCTTTGAAAAAGCACTGGATCTTTTAACATTCAATAGCAATTTTGCCTATCAAGTCCGTGAGGCTTCACCCTGGGCCTATTCTTTTGATCTAGGCTTGCGTACCCAGGTACTTTCTTCACATCAAGACTCTGCAAGCAGTAAAATTTATTTAAAAGAATTGCATGTGAATCCATACAACACGAATTTAGTTTCCAAGTTATTTTCTCCTGCCTTAATAACTCTGGCACCCGGTGTAAAATACACGCATGGAAAAAAATATTATGCTTTTCTTTCTCCTGTTGCCGGACAAATTCTATTAGTCAGTGATCAAAACATTGCCAATCTTGGTATTCATGGAACCAAATTGAAGGAAGGCAGTACCAATGAATATGAAACATCCAAATTTGCTTTGGGTGCCTTGGCTAAAGGTGGATACAGCAATACCTATTTTGAAAAATTAAATTTCAACACAGAGCTTTCTTTATTTTCAGATTATTTGGATAAACCACAAAACATCGATGTGGTCTGGACTAATAGCCTCGGCATTGAATTATTCAAAGGACTCAACCTAAGCCTACGCGGAGACCTCTATTACGACGATGACAAACGAAACAACATCAGCGATTCCAACGCAGTCGGCGGCTTCAAAGGCGTTGGAAAACGGGTAAATTTTATTGAACAACTGTTGATTGGATATACGAGAAATTTTTAA
- a CDS encoding tetratricopeptide repeat protein — protein sequence MFKNIVHIFIFVSIQIVLFAQDPKIYALKGDKFFRDSAFTEAEESYRKANELQPEFKYQYNIGNSLYNQGRTKEAADYYEKSLRSSNSEAIKSKAYYNLGNSYFNQKQYDKSIEAYKESLKRNPNDLEAKNNLVLAKKQLQIQQQQQQQQQQQQQQQQQENQEQKDKQEQQKQDQAKKQEQKDSKNEQASNKNEKPEEQDPSSGEEPKEMSKDQAEQLLRMVDDQDKKIRERIQKMQSKSRKRVKDW from the coding sequence ATGTTTAAAAACATAGTTCATATTTTCATTTTTGTCAGCATTCAAATCGTGCTCTTTGCACAGGATCCTAAAATCTATGCATTAAAAGGAGATAAATTTTTCAGAGATTCTGCTTTTACCGAAGCCGAAGAATCCTACAGAAAAGCCAATGAGCTTCAACCAGAATTTAAGTATCAATACAATATTGGAAACAGTTTATACAATCAAGGTCGGACAAAGGAAGCTGCTGATTATTATGAAAAAAGTTTAAGATCATCAAATTCAGAAGCTATCAAATCAAAAGCTTATTACAATTTAGGAAATTCATATTTTAATCAAAAACAATACGATAAAAGCATTGAAGCCTACAAAGAATCCCTGAAGCGAAATCCAAATGACTTGGAAGCAAAAAATAATCTGGTGCTGGCTAAGAAACAATTGCAAATTCAACAACAGCAACAGCAACAGCAACAGCAACAGCAACAACAGCAGCAGCAAGAAAATCAGGAGCAAAAAGATAAACAAGAACAACAAAAGCAAGATCAAGCTAAAAAGCAGGAACAAAAAGATTCGAAAAATGAACAAGCTTCAAACAAGAATGAAAAACCTGAAGAGCAGGATCCGTCCAGCGGTGAAGAACCAAAAGAAATGAGTAAAGATCAGGCTGAACAATTATTGCGAATGGTAGATGATCAGGATAAAAAAATAAGGGAACGAATTCAAAAAATGCAAAGTAAATCTCGTAAACGTGTTAAAGATTGGTAA
- a CDS encoding BatD family protein, whose translation MKTILFILLSGIQLVHSQELQFNVSVSNDTLLLGNYLEVKFEIKNGSGKFLPPDFSGWKLVSGPNTASSYSFMNGQVSQTSSYTYYLEAPSDGEFIIESGNLQTEEKNYKTPPVKIIVFQNPEGIRQRPKTKQEERIIPEESVPSTEPKKKRKVTKL comes from the coding sequence ATGAAAACAATTCTTTTTATTTTATTAAGTGGTATTCAACTCGTGCATTCACAGGAATTGCAATTTAATGTTTCTGTAAGTAATGACACCCTTTTATTAGGAAATTACCTGGAAGTAAAATTTGAAATTAAAAATGGTTCCGGCAAGTTTTTACCACCTGATTTTTCAGGCTGGAAACTTGTTTCAGGTCCCAATACTGCATCCAGCTATTCGTTTATGAATGGACAAGTTAGTCAGACCAGTTCATATACATATTATTTGGAAGCTCCTTCCGATGGTGAATTTATTATTGAGTCCGGAAATTTACAAACTGAAGAAAAAAATTACAAAACACCTCCGGTAAAAATTATTGTGTTTCAAAATCCAGAAGGCATTAGGCAGCGTCCAAAAACCAAACAAGAAGAACGCATTATACCTGAAGAGTCGGTACCATCAACAGAACCTAAGAAAAAAAGAAAAGTTACCAAACTCTGA
- a CDS encoding VWA domain-containing protein, which translates to MSWIGLDRLEWESPWMLLLLLALPWIWYFLFQKSERTTNALQYPSLNRIKRQNNWKIKYYQLLNYFRLLAIALFILALARPRWVLKEEKINAEGIAIFLAMDLSSSMLSQDFDPNRLEVSKLVAMDFISKRPYDRIGLTAFSGEGFTQCPLTTDHEALNGLLAELKCGFLEDGTAIGMGLASAINRLKEDSAKSKIIILLTDGVNNAGEISPQLAAELAKTYQIKIYSIGVGTIGEAYSPIGRSQHGEYVFGMAPVTIDEGLLHQISTATGGKYYRAVNVEKLKEIYTEIDRLEKTKIEVRYVKRYEEEFRFFLLAGLIILCLEWLLKFTKLKILSEYV; encoded by the coding sequence ATGAGTTGGATTGGCTTGGATCGGTTAGAATGGGAATCCCCATGGATGTTGTTGTTGTTGCTGGCCTTGCCATGGATCTGGTATTTTTTATTTCAAAAATCTGAACGAACTACCAATGCTTTACAATACCCTAGTCTGAATCGAATCAAAAGACAAAACAATTGGAAGATTAAATACTACCAGTTATTAAACTACTTTCGACTGTTGGCCATCGCCTTATTTATTTTGGCTTTAGCCAGACCTCGCTGGGTGTTAAAAGAAGAAAAAATTAATGCGGAAGGCATTGCGATTTTTCTTGCCATGGATTTATCCTCCAGTATGTTAAGTCAGGATTTTGATCCCAATCGTTTAGAAGTCAGTAAGCTCGTAGCGATGGATTTTATTTCAAAAAGACCCTACGATCGAATCGGCTTAACCGCATTTTCCGGAGAAGGCTTTACACAATGCCCTTTAACAACGGATCACGAAGCCTTAAATGGATTATTAGCTGAACTCAAATGCGGATTTCTGGAAGATGGTACAGCAATCGGGATGGGATTGGCTTCAGCTATTAATCGCTTGAAAGAAGATTCAGCTAAAAGTAAAATAATTATATTACTAACCGATGGCGTAAACAATGCAGGTGAAATTTCACCTCAATTAGCAGCAGAGCTTGCAAAGACCTATCAAATAAAAATTTATTCTATTGGAGTGGGGACTATCGGAGAAGCGTATTCCCCAATTGGTCGAAGCCAACATGGAGAATATGTATTTGGAATGGCTCCTGTGACCATAGACGAGGGCTTGCTCCATCAAATTTCAACTGCAACAGGGGGCAAATATTACCGGGCGGTTAACGTTGAAAAATTAAAAGAAATTTATACAGAAATTGATCGGCTTGAAAAAACAAAAATAGAAGTGCGATATGTTAAACGATATGAAGAAGAATTTCGATTTTTCTTATTAGCTGGTTTGATAATCTTATGCTTAGAGTGGCTCTTAAAATTTACTAAACTGAAAATTCTGTCTGAATATGTTTAG
- a CDS encoding DUF58 domain-containing protein, giving the protein METQDILKKVRQIEIKTKGLSHHLFSGAYHSTFKGRGMSFSEVREYQFGDDIRHIDWNVTARSGQTQIKVFEEERELTLMLLVDISRSTLFGSLDQTKMQWMTEISAVLAFSATQNHDKVGMILFSDKIHLYVPPKKGKQHILRMIRELLVLRPDSGKTRFDIPLQYLNRVQTKKNICFLISDFHDPVHEASLKIVSRRHDVIGLQILDPLEKKWSDIGLIQLKDAESGDEILIDTSDKNWLKTFEEEQKLQSLKTKQMFNRANADFLALDIQDSYIKTLLNFFKKRS; this is encoded by the coding sequence ATGGAGACGCAGGACATTCTTAAAAAAGTCAGACAAATAGAAATAAAAACCAAAGGACTAAGTCATCACTTGTTCTCCGGTGCTTATCACAGTACTTTTAAAGGACGAGGCATGTCCTTTTCTGAAGTACGTGAATATCAGTTTGGTGATGACATCCGTCACATCGATTGGAATGTTACTGCACGATCCGGACAAACACAAATTAAAGTTTTTGAAGAAGAACGTGAATTGACCCTGATGCTTTTGGTTGATATCAGTCGTTCGACTTTATTTGGATCATTGGATCAAACCAAGATGCAATGGATGACTGAAATCAGCGCGGTGCTGGCATTTTCAGCAACTCAAAATCATGATAAAGTTGGAATGATTTTATTCAGTGATAAAATTCATCTATACGTTCCTCCTAAAAAAGGGAAACAACATATTCTTCGAATGATCCGTGAACTGTTGGTGTTGCGACCGGATTCAGGTAAAACCCGATTTGATATTCCCTTGCAATATTTAAATCGTGTTCAGACTAAAAAAAATATTTGCTTTTTAATTTCTGACTTTCATGATCCCGTACATGAGGCCAGTTTAAAAATTGTATCCCGTAGGCACGATGTCATCGGATTACAAATTTTGGATCCCTTGGAAAAAAAATGGTCAGACATTGGCTTAATTCAATTAAAAGATGCAGAATCCGGTGATGAAATCCTGATAGACACTTCAGATAAAAACTGGCTCAAAACATTTGAAGAAGAACAAAAACTTCAATCGTTAAAAACCAAACAAATGTTTAATCGGGCAAATGCCGATTTTTTAGCTTTGGACATTCAAGATTCCTATATAAAAACACTTTTAAATTTTTTCAAAAAAAGAAGTTGA
- a CDS encoding AAA family ATPase gives MSQYLDIESLNQQIGIESAFLDKLIEQQKRIVVGQKHMVDRMILGLLTNGHILLEGLPGLAKTLAIKTLAQSIDASFNRIQFTPDLLPADIIGTLIYNPANQNFSVRKGPIFANFILADEINRAPAKVQSALLEAMQEKQVTIGKESFKLEEPFLVLATQNPIEQEGTYPLPEAQTDRFMMKVLIDYPTQDEEREIMRRNLSKQIDEKIEPIIHPNDILKARTAVSKIYMDERIEKYIINLVFATRRPEQFKLKEITQWIQYGASPRASIFMALASKAHAFMQHRGFVIPDDIQNVCRDILRHRIGLSYEAEAENINQDEIISRILSKVEVP, from the coding sequence ATGTCGCAATATCTTGATATTGAATCCCTCAATCAACAGATTGGTATTGAAAGTGCCTTTTTGGATAAACTCATTGAGCAACAAAAGCGCATTGTGGTTGGTCAAAAACATATGGTTGACCGAATGATTCTTGGTTTACTTACCAACGGTCACATTCTGTTAGAAGGTTTGCCCGGATTAGCTAAAACATTGGCTATCAAAACTTTGGCACAATCTATTGACGCAAGTTTTAATAGAATTCAATTTACTCCGGATTTGTTACCTGCCGACATCATTGGTACATTGATCTATAATCCGGCGAATCAAAATTTCTCTGTCAGAAAAGGTCCCATTTTTGCCAATTTTATTTTAGCAGATGAGATCAATCGGGCTCCAGCCAAAGTGCAATCCGCTCTGTTGGAGGCCATGCAAGAAAAGCAGGTTACTATTGGAAAAGAAAGTTTTAAGCTGGAAGAACCCTTTTTGGTCCTGGCCACCCAAAATCCAATCGAACAAGAAGGAACCTACCCCTTACCGGAAGCTCAAACCGATCGTTTTATGATGAAAGTGCTCATTGATTATCCAACCCAAGATGAAGAACGGGAAATTATGCGTCGCAATCTCAGCAAACAGATTGATGAAAAAATTGAACCCATCATCCATCCAAACGATATTTTGAAAGCACGGACCGCGGTTTCAAAAATTTATATGGATGAACGTATCGAAAAATATATTATCAATCTTGTCTTTGCGACCAGAAGGCCTGAACAATTTAAATTGAAAGAAATTACCCAATGGATTCAATATGGTGCATCTCCACGTGCGAGTATATTTATGGCACTCGCCAGCAAAGCACACGCATTTATGCAACATCGGGGATTTGTAATTCCAGACGACATTCAAAATGTATGTCGTGATATTTTAAGACATCGGATCGGATTAAGTTATGAAGCGGAAGCTGAAAATATCAATCAAGATGAAATTATTTCACGCATTTTATCCAAGGTAGAAGTTCCTTAA
- a CDS encoding glycosyltransferase family 39 protein, with translation MRVLLLFAIAAALLFSGLNANPIYIKDEAKNAQCAREMYKRNDLLIPTFNGRLRSDKPPFPYFAMYASYKLFGVNPFASRFFSAICGMLTLFFVYHISKKYLNKETAFISVCLLLSSFHFLFEFRMAVPDPYLIFFMTSTILSYFLYTQKNRWIYLLICAVTAAAGFLSKGPIALILPLIALFVWSHWDQKMQLFFSIKSTLLVLFTFVLIVPWFLKIHWETNGLYTHDFFITNNVNRFTDPMEGHSGNAFIIILFVLVGMLPATLFIEYPIRNLIKHSTPSLIKLSVSCVLVIIGFFCFSNTKLPNYPMPAYPFIAIITAYGIQQAQAVLLKKYIWIVFAMISFIIPVSVFFLLGNIPETKDLKYCACLLLILPISIFALLFTKNKLSLNMILYCLFSCFFLFNFTFYNVVYPKILVRNPVIITSSQWNPKEQLYAYQMYNPGFNYYLDKPVFILKDSISLFNTLTEDPSRKVISRLKLYENLDTSKLLLLASYPDLFESPTTVIFKLKPKDWPN, from the coding sequence TTGAGAGTACTCTTGCTGTTTGCAATTGCAGCAGCTTTGCTGTTTTCTGGACTGAATGCAAATCCGATTTACATTAAAGATGAAGCAAAGAATGCACAATGTGCGCGTGAAATGTACAAACGCAATGATTTGCTAATACCAACATTTAATGGCAGGTTACGGTCAGACAAGCCTCCTTTTCCATATTTTGCAATGTATGCGTCTTACAAGCTCTTTGGAGTAAACCCATTTGCATCGAGATTTTTTTCCGCTATTTGCGGAATGCTTACATTGTTCTTTGTATATCATATTTCTAAAAAATATTTAAACAAAGAAACTGCATTCATTAGTGTTTGCTTACTTCTTAGTTCGTTTCATTTTTTATTTGAATTTAGAATGGCTGTTCCCGATCCCTACTTAATTTTTTTTATGACATCCACCATATTGAGTTACTTTCTATATACTCAAAAAAATAGATGGATCTACTTACTGATTTGTGCCGTTACTGCAGCAGCAGGATTTTTATCAAAGGGTCCCATTGCTTTAATTCTACCATTAATTGCTTTATTTGTCTGGTCACATTGGGATCAAAAAATGCAATTATTTTTTTCAATTAAATCGACCCTTTTAGTCCTATTCACATTTGTATTAATAGTGCCTTGGTTTCTAAAAATTCATTGGGAAACGAATGGACTTTATACACATGATTTTTTTATAACCAATAATGTGAATCGCTTTACGGACCCTATGGAAGGTCATAGTGGAAATGCCTTCATCATCATACTTTTTGTTTTAGTTGGAATGCTTCCTGCCACTCTATTTATTGAATATCCCATACGGAATCTTATTAAACATTCTACACCATCCCTAATCAAGCTTTCAGTTAGCTGTGTGCTTGTAATTATCGGTTTCTTTTGTTTTTCCAATACAAAGCTGCCAAATTATCCCATGCCGGCGTATCCATTTATTGCAATCATTACAGCATATGGGATACAGCAGGCTCAGGCAGTATTGCTTAAAAAATATATATGGATAGTATTTGCTATGATTTCCTTCATAATCCCTGTTTCTGTATTTTTTCTTTTAGGAAACATACCAGAAACAAAGGATTTAAAATATTGTGCATGCTTGCTGTTGATATTACCAATTAGCATATTTGCATTACTTTTTACAAAAAACAAATTGAGTCTCAATATGATACTATATTGTTTATTTTCATGCTTCTTCTTATTCAATTTCACTTTTTACAATGTAGTTTATCCCAAAATACTCGTTCGAAATCCTGTTATCATAACCAGCTCCCAATGGAATCCTAAGGAGCAATTATACGCTTACCAAATGTATAATCCCGGTTTTAATTATTATTTAGATAAACCGGTCTTCATATTGAAGGATTCAATTTCCCTGTTCAACACTTTAACAGAAGATCCATCACGAAAAGTAATCTCAAGGTTGAAACTATATGAAAATTTGGATACAAGTAAACTGCTGTTATTGGCGAGCTATCCTGATTTATTTGAATCGCCAACCACAGTGATTTTTAAATTGAAACCCAAGGATTGGCCAAACTAG
- a CDS encoding VWA domain-containing protein produces MFRLESGYYLLLLLAIPVFYFLFLNYKKNLENSWSKLGFAETLKQSILSSGKLFKRKFILFNLVILFSAISLTNPQFGKKKEKVKSQNVDVFLALDVSTSMMCSDIKPDRLARAQVWIKQFLDRFKSERIGFISFAGSAYLNSPLTTDLATIQLMSSMAGPKNIGTQGTAIADAIELAIKSFGEEQGFHRILIILTDGEDHEGEAIESAKKAAQKGISIITIPVGTEQGGPMPVFGSTGENYRTDESGQLIITKPNRKLLEEIATAGQGELLELENSEYGFDQLKNRFAQLAKKELTYQSFSTYQSYFQYILFLALAVLIIETLTIRRKNV; encoded by the coding sequence ATGTTTAGATTAGAATCAGGATATTATTTGTTACTGCTGCTGGCAATACCGGTCTTCTATTTTCTATTCCTTAACTACAAGAAAAATCTTGAAAATTCCTGGAGTAAGCTCGGATTTGCAGAAACTTTGAAACAATCTATATTAAGTTCTGGCAAGCTGTTCAAACGAAAATTTATCCTGTTTAATTTAGTAATTTTATTTTCAGCAATTAGTTTGACCAATCCGCAATTTGGAAAGAAAAAAGAAAAAGTAAAATCACAAAATGTAGATGTATTTCTGGCTTTGGATGTTTCAACCAGTATGATGTGCTCGGATATAAAACCAGATCGATTGGCACGAGCTCAAGTATGGATTAAACAATTTTTGGATCGTTTTAAAAGTGAGCGCATTGGATTTATTTCATTTGCCGGCAGTGCTTATTTAAACTCACCTCTTACAACCGATTTGGCTACCATACAATTAATGAGCTCAATGGCAGGTCCCAAAAATATTGGAACACAGGGAACTGCTATTGCTGATGCCATTGAACTCGCTATAAAATCATTTGGCGAGGAACAAGGTTTTCATCGAATCCTCATCATCCTTACAGATGGAGAAGATCATGAAGGCGAGGCAATCGAATCGGCCAAAAAAGCTGCACAAAAAGGAATTAGTATCATCACCATTCCAGTAGGTACGGAACAAGGTGGCCCTATGCCTGTATTTGGAAGCACGGGAGAAAATTACCGTACGGACGAATCAGGTCAACTTATTATTACGAAGCCCAATCGAAAACTGCTGGAAGAAATTGCAACAGCAGGACAAGGTGAATTGTTGGAATTAGAAAACAGTGAATATGGATTTGATCAATTAAAAAATCGCTTTGCTCAATTAGCTAAAAAAGAATTAACCTATCAGTCTTTTAGTACCTATCAATCCTATTTTCAATACATCTTGTTTTTGGCACTGGCTGTATTAATTATTGAAACGCTCACAATCAGGAGGAAAAATGTTTAA
- a CDS encoding hypoxanthine phosphoribosyltransferase yields MIEIQLVDKTFQLFIPNSSILDKIEELAQQINKAYSGQQLEILVLLDGAKMFADAIMPRFEFNYNAHYQQVKSYQGMHSVGAIQFDRQLLNQFRGKNLLILEDIVDTGNTLKQLSEVLLAQNLEQLAIATLLYKPLQLKHPIPLNFIGFEIGPEFVVGFGMDYNECGRELKDIYHLKSQ; encoded by the coding sequence GTGATTGAAATTCAATTAGTTGATAAAACATTTCAACTCTTTATACCCAACTCCAGCATCCTTGACAAAATTGAAGAGTTAGCTCAACAAATCAACAAAGCCTATTCCGGACAGCAACTTGAAATTCTTGTGTTATTGGACGGAGCTAAAATGTTTGCCGATGCCATTATGCCACGGTTTGAATTTAACTACAATGCACATTATCAGCAAGTTAAGTCGTATCAAGGCATGCATTCAGTTGGAGCAATTCAGTTTGACAGGCAATTATTAAACCAGTTTAGAGGCAAAAATTTGCTTATATTAGAAGATATTGTTGATACTGGAAATACCTTAAAGCAGCTCTCTGAAGTGCTATTGGCTCAAAATTTGGAACAGCTGGCGATCGCTACATTATTGTACAAACCCCTTCAATTGAAGCATCCAATCCCTCTAAATTTCATCGGATTTGAGATTGGACCTGAGTTTGTAGTCGGTTTTGGAATGGATTACAATGAGTGCGGAAGGGAATTAAAAGATATTTATCATTTAAAAAGCCAATAA
- a CDS encoding M28 family peptidase, with protein MLRFNFKSAVCLVFIFNSVICLTVKAQNNREDSLFIKKIYNQALEEQIAYKWLYYLSETIGHRIAGSPQNMAAIEFTNQILDSIGCTKVWKQPCTINYWYRGAPEVVEVINHPLVGTKKIHALALGNSAGTPEVGISGDVVEVKTIEEVKKLGEALKGKIVFFNRAFHDADFHTFTSYGSCVDQRVFGPNAVAKFGAKACLVRSMTGRRDDVPHTGTSIFDEGVEAIPSLAISTRDADLLSQWLAVSPTQIYIKTNCEQRGPKQSYSVIGEIKGSVKPEEIIVVGGHLDSWDVGGGAHDDGAGCVHSMEVLHLFRKLGYQPKRTIRCVLFQNEENGLAGARTYAQVSNENKEFHLAAIESDAGGFTPHGFSYDADSAVMVKYEKTLMKWKDLLSIFELKLQRGGSGADVGQLKSQKGLLLGLKPDSQRYFDYHHTEIDRIEAVHPRELALGSAAMASLVYLMDKYGLGD; from the coding sequence ATGCTTCGGTTTAATTTTAAAAGTGCTGTTTGTTTAGTGTTCATTTTTAATTCTGTGATTTGCTTGACTGTTAAAGCGCAAAATAATAGAGAAGATTCTTTATTCATCAAAAAAATTTATAATCAGGCACTTGAGGAGCAGATAGCTTATAAATGGTTGTATTATTTATCGGAAACGATTGGACACCGGATTGCAGGATCACCTCAAAATATGGCAGCCATTGAATTTACAAATCAAATTTTAGACAGCATCGGTTGTACTAAAGTTTGGAAGCAGCCTTGTACTATTAATTATTGGTACCGGGGCGCGCCGGAAGTCGTAGAAGTTATTAATCACCCTTTGGTGGGAACCAAAAAAATACATGCTTTGGCTTTGGGTAATTCTGCAGGAACGCCTGAAGTTGGGATATCGGGAGATGTCGTTGAGGTAAAAACCATTGAAGAAGTAAAAAAATTAGGAGAGGCTCTAAAAGGTAAAATAGTGTTTTTCAACCGCGCATTTCACGATGCCGATTTTCATACATTTACCAGTTATGGTTCCTGTGTAGATCAACGGGTATTCGGACCCAATGCGGTTGCTAAATTTGGTGCAAAAGCGTGTTTGGTTCGATCCATGACCGGTCGCAGAGATGACGTTCCTCATACGGGAACCAGTATTTTTGATGAAGGCGTGGAGGCGATTCCTTCATTAGCTATTTCAACGAGAGATGCAGATTTATTGAGTCAATGGCTGGCTGTAAGTCCAACTCAAATTTATATCAAAACGAATTGTGAGCAAAGAGGCCCAAAACAGAGCTACAGTGTGATTGGTGAAATTAAAGGGAGTGTAAAACCAGAGGAAATTATTGTAGTTGGAGGTCATTTGGATTCCTGGGATGTCGGAGGTGGAGCCCATGATGACGGAGCCGGCTGTGTTCATTCGATGGAAGTGCTTCATTTATTTAGAAAATTAGGATACCAACCCAAACGAACTATACGCTGTGTATTATTTCAGAATGAAGAAAATGGCTTGGCTGGAGCGCGAACCTATGCACAAGTTTCAAACGAAAACAAAGAGTTTCATTTAGCAGCAATTGAGTCTGATGCTGGCGGATTTACGCCGCATGGATTTAGTTATGATGCAGATTCTGCTGTCATGGTTAAATATGAAAAAACCTTAATGAAGTGGAAGGATCTATTGTCAATATTCGAACTCAAACTTCAAAGAGGTGGTTCCGGAGCCGATGTTGGCCAATTAAAAAGTCAAAAAGGATTGTTACTTGGCTTAAAACCGGACTCTCAGCGCTATTTTGATTACCACCATACAGAAATTGATCGAATCGAAGCAGTACATCCCCGTGAATTGGCTTTAGGTTCAGCTGCCATGGCCAGTTTGGTTTATTTGATGGATAAATACGGACTGGGTGATTGA